Part of the Virgibacillus necropolis genome, TGAAGTCGGGAAAAAGATGGCTAACCTCTTAAATGAGAAATCAGACAATTCATTTAAGTTATTAGGGTATTGGACAGCTGGTGTCCGACATTTCTATGGGAAGAAACCATTGGAATCAGTTGATGATTTAGAAGGTATGTCAATACGTACCCAGACATCTGGTGTAGTAGCAGAGTTCTGGGAGCAGACAGGGGCAATTCCATCATCTATTTCGTGGGGAGAGCTTTATCAGGGGTTACAACAAGATGTTGTTGATTCCGCTGAAAATGCGTATCCGTTTTTTGTACAACAGGCCCACCATACAACACCGAACGGTAAGTATATAACGGAGACAGCACATGATTATACAACAAGGTTCTTACTAATTAATGGAGAGAAATTTGATAAGTATTCCAAAGAGCACCAGAAGATTATTTTACAGGCTGCAAAAGAATCCGTGAAGACTGAACGGGCTGTAACACAGAAACAGGAAGTGAAATATAAAGAAAAAGCAATTGAAGAAGGGGCAGTCGTTAATGAAATTAATCGAGAGCCCTTTATTGAAATAGCTAAACCGATTCAGGATAATTTTGCAAAAGAAATCGGGGTAATAGACATGTTGGAGAAGATAAGAGAATTGAAATAACTAAGGAGGGATAACTGTGAAACGTTTTGTACAAGCCCTTGAAAAATTGCAGATTACAGT contains:
- a CDS encoding TRAP transporter substrate-binding protein — encoded protein: MGKFKNAFILLVLASVLILSSCSEQVDADGDGKIKIIAAHNQTSPNSPYQAGLLKFKEVAERESNGTIEVEVHAGTIGTEESELVEKLQLGAADVVVASPGFMTQTGIQEIGFFSTPYLFQDYEHWLKVVDGEVGKKMANLLNEKSDNSFKLLGYWTAGVRHFYGKKPLESVDDLEGMSIRTQTSGVVAEFWEQTGAIPSSISWGELYQGLQQDVVDSAENAYPFFVQQAHHTTPNGKYITETAHDYTTRFLLINGEKFDKYSKEHQKIILQAAKESVKTERAVTQKQEVKYKEKAIEEGAVVNEINREPFIEIAKPIQDNFAKEIGVIDMLEKIRELK